The DNA window TAAATATGAACCAATCTGAATTGAAGTTGTACATTTCAGTGATACATGAAGTCTAATGATAATGGTGACTAGTTCTAAATAACCGTTACAGGTTTCTGTGATAAAATTATAAATTAATCTCTTTGTCCATTACGTTTTATTTTGTGTAAAGCTATCTTAGGGCTAGACATAAACAAAGCAATGTGATTATAAGAACATGTAATTCTTTAAAGAAGAAAGATTCTTCGCTCGTCGGGACGGGTGCTTCCGCCCATTGCCTCTAGGTTTCCCCGAGCAGAGTGATATAAAAAAACAGATCGCTACAAGAAAAACTCGCAACGATCTGCTATTAATTATATTTCTGTCACAGAAATCTGTTATGAATTATTTTCCGCGTTTCAAACGTTCAGTTTTTAAACGGTCACGTTCCTTAGCCATACGTTCCTGTTGCTCTTGCATATCAGCCATTTTAGACATTAAGCCTGTTTTCTTCTTAGGTTTGTCACTGCTCTTATAAGCTTCTAGTTTTGCAAGAATCTTATCGTCGTTAACAACCTTTTTAAGAACAACCATTGTAATGATACTAATCAGGGTAGAAAGCAAATAATAGTAGTTCAAACCTGATGCATAATCGTTCAAAATGAAGATAAACATGATTGGCATTACATACATCATAGCTTTCATACCTGGCATTTGTTGCTGACCGGTATCTTGCTGATTCATTGTATACTTAGTATTTAGAATGTTTGCCAATGACATTAACAAGCAGAACAAACTGATGTGATTTCCTACAAACGGAATATGCTGATTCCATTGAATAAAGGCATCGAATGTTGAAAGGTCGTCTGCCCAAAGGAAACTCTGCTGACGCAATTCAATAGCACTAGGTACGAACATGAACAGTGCGATAACAATTGGCATCTGAAGCACCATTGGTAAGCATCCGCTCATTGGACTAACACCATATTTGCTGTAAAGAGACATTGTTTCCTGTTGTTTCTTTAAAGCGTCTTCTTTCTTAGGATATTTCTGGCTTATGATATCAATCTGTGGCTTTAGAACTCTCATTCTGGCAGATGACATATATGACTTGAATGTAAAGTAGAAAATAACCGCTTTTACAATTACAGTCATAAAGAATAGTACCCATCCCATGCTTAATCCAAGGCCAGTAAGCCAGTCGAATACATTAATGGTAAACACTTTGTTGATCCAGCGAAGGAAAGACCATCCTAGTGGAACAAGTTTATCAAGTTCAAGCTTGTTACTATCGTCCTTATCTGCATCGAATGCTTTCAGCGTTTTGTAATGGTTAGGACCAAAGTAGAAATGCATGTTGGTAGCCTTAGAACCTTTAGCATCGAAGTAAGTAGTCATTGTTGATGAGTAATTCTTCAGATAACCGCTACCTTCATTTTCTAAGCTAGATTTCAAAACATTCTTTTCGAAATCCTGATCGGCAATAAATACAGAAGAGAAATATTGAGTTTTGTAACCAATCCATTTTAATCTTCCTGTAATAGAGGCATCAGCATTCTTGCTTTCAGAGAGATTATCGGTGTCGGCACCATCGTACTTATACATCAGGTAAGCATAACGGCCTTCGTTCTTATATCCTTTCTCTGCCTGACGAAGTTTCTGATTCCATTCAATATCTACGTAATTAACGCTTGGAGACAGCTTGTCGAGCATGCCGTTAGCTTTAATACTGAAATCTACCATGTAGTTTCCTTTGTGCATGGTATATGTGAAATCGATATAGCTATCATTGCTGGCAGCCAGACGCATTGTAACCGAAGAGTCGTTCTTGTTTACAGCCTGGAAATAATAATCCTTAGTTTCAATTTTTTCTTTCTTGTTATAGAAGAAGAAATTCATACTAACATCTTCTTTGTCGAATAAAACCAAAGGCTTTTTGTCCTGTCCGTTGTATTTCTTCAACATGGCAGAGTAAACTCGTCCGCCTTTGTTTGAGAATGTTAGTTTAACTAAATCATTTTCAATTGTAGTAAAGCTTTCGGTTCCCTTTGCAGCATTGTAGAAAGTAGCCATTGTATCAACAGCCTGAACTGCAACAGAGTCTGTAAAAGCAGCAGCTTTAGCTTTGTTGGCAGTATCTTTCTGAGCCAGTGTTTGAATGGAATCCTGAAAGTGTTTCTGGGCAATAAGTTGTTTCTCACTGGGGCGTTGTAAAAAGGTAAATCCTATTAAAACAGCTCCAATCAGTCCGAATCCCACTAAGGTATTTTTGTCCATAATTACAAGTTATACATTTATATTTTTTAAAGTCTTATTTATTAATAGCGGCCTTAATAAAGGATACAAACAGTGGGTGAGGATTAAGCACAGTGCTGCTGTATTCCGGGTGGAATTGTGTACCTATATACCAACGTAAAGTAGGTATCTCTACAATCTCTACCAAGTCTGACTCTGGATTAACTCCCACACACTTCATACCAGCCTTTTCATATTCAGCTTTATATAAATTGTTGAATTCATAACGGTGACGGTGACGTTCCTGAATATGCTCTTTCTTATAAGCTTCGTAAGTCTTTGATTTTTTGTCTAATACACATTCAAAAGCACCCAGACGCATAGTTCCACCCATGTTGGTAATTGCTTTTTGTTCTTCCATAATGTCAATTACAGGGAACTTAGTGCTTTCGTTCATCTCTACAGAGTTTGCATCTGCATAGCCTAACACGTTTCTTGCAAATTCAATACAGATTGATTGCATACCCAGACAGATACCAAATGTTGGAATATCATTTTCGCGAGTATATTTTGCTGCTACGAACTTACCTTCGATACCTCTAGGACCAAATCCCGGACAGATAACAACACCATCTACATTGCTTAACTTCTCAGCAACATTGGCTTCTGTAAGTTTTTCGCTCTGTACATATTCAATCTTAACCTTACGATCGTTGTAAGTAGCTGCTTGCGAAAGAGATTCGAGAATTGATTTGTACGCATCCTGCAATTCTACGTATTTACCAACAAGGGCAATTTTAACTTCTTTGGTTGCCTTGTTTCTTCTTTCAATAAATGCTTTCCATGAATCCAGGTTTGGCTTGTTACCAATTGGTAACCCCATTTTGCTAAGGATTGTTTCATCAAGTCCTTGTTCCTGCATTTTTAATGGAACTTCGTAGATACTTGGTACGTCTGTTGACTGAACTACAGCTCTGTCTTCTACATTACAGAATAGTGCAACTTTCTTTCTTAAGCTGTCGCTTAAGTCGTGTTCACTGCGAAGTACCAGGATATCTGGCTGTACTCCTAATTCCTGTAATTGCTTTACAGAGTGCTGAGTAGGTTTAGTCTTCAACTCTTTAGCAGCAGCAAGATAAGGTACATAAGTTAAGTGTACGCAAAGCGCATTATTACCTAACTCCCAACGAAGCTGACGCATACTTTCAATAAATGGAAGAGATTCGATGTCACCAACAGTACCACCAATTTCTGAAATTACAAAGTCGTATTTGTATTTACTACCAAGAAATTTAACGTTTCGTTTAATTTCGTCTGTAATATGAGGTATAACCTGAATAGTTTTACCTAAGAAGTCGCCACGGCGTTCTTTGTCAATTACACTCTTGTAAATACGTCCTGTTGTAATATTATTGGCCTTAGTAGTCTGAATATCCAACATTCGTTCATAATGTCCCAAGTCAAGGTCACATTCATGACCATCAACTGTGACGTAACATTCCCCATGTTCGTAAGGGTTAAGTGTTCCTGAGTCAATATTGATATAAGGATCGAACTTCTGTATAGTTACCTTATAGCCTCTTGCTTGAAGTAACTTACCAATTGATGATGCAATAATTCCTTTACCTAATGAAGAGGCAACCCCTCCTGTGACGAAGATGTACTTTGTTTCTCCCACGACAATACTATTTTATTATAATTAAATTAAGCGGTTTTTTTAGACCTTTTAAACCGCAAAAATACTAAAAAAAGAGGACGTGGTTAAATTTTCAACTTAAAATTATTATAAAAAACAATATTTGGGGATTCTTTATGCAATTTAAATATTTAGTTGTAGCTTTGTGATTTATTAGTTTTTAAATACGGTATGAAAAAAGAATTTACTTTAATTTTATTATTGTTTTTTACGCTTACTTCGTTTGCTAATAATAAGAAAAGTCAGCGTTCTTCCTTGGAGAAAATTGAGCAGGATACGGTATTCCTGAAAAAGTACAGTGACGCACTTACAACATTGTATAATCGTCATCTGGGAGTGTTGGACTCATTGAATAATGATTCTGTACCGGCCAGAAATATTGAGCTTGAGCCAAGATTCTACAGATTGTTTGTGCCTCTTGCATATTATTATTCTCCTGTTGAAGATACTTTTAATCCTGAATGGAAATCACTAGGAATACAAAATCAAGAATATCCTCTTGATGAGCTTTTTCCTATTGATAAAAATGCGTTCAACCAGACAGAAAGGATAAACCATATTGTAAATAAAGCTTTGCTATATACATATCTTAGATATCCTGATCTGGTTGTTAATTTTGAAGATAATATAACCAGGCAATCAATATATAGAGTTGAAGAAACAGAAGAATTAAAACCTAAAACTTCTGTTATAAAGCTCTTTAAACCAGAGCCTATGAGTAATCATGTGGATAAGGTTCAGGTAACAATTCAGAAACCTAATTTCTGGGTTAATTATGGTTCAGGGTCTATGCAGTTTACTCAGAACTACATTTCGGATAACTGGTATAATGGTGGCGAAAGTACAAACTCTGTATTGATGAATCTTAAGTTAGTAGCTAATTATAATGATCAGCAAAAGATTCAGTTTGATAATACTTTCGAAGCTAAAATGGGATTCAATACTGTGTCTTCAGATACATTACGCCCATACAGAATAAATACAGATCTGCTTCGTATGTCTAGTAAACTGGGCTTAAAAGCAGCTTCCAACTGGTATTATACAATATCTGGTGAGTTCACTACTCAGTTCTTTAAGAATTATTCTACTAACAGCAGAAATCTTAAATCGTCTTTCCTTGCTCCGGCCAATTTTAACTTAAGTATTGGTATGGATTACAAGGTAAACAAAAAGAAGCTTACTTTATCTGTAGTTATGTCTCCGGCTGCGTATAATATGAAATATGTAGGAAACGATAAGGTGAATGAAACAAGTTATGGTTTGAAGGAAGGCGAATCTTTCTTGCATGATGTCGGTTCTAAGTTGCTGACTAACATGAAATGGACAATGTTTCCATCCGTAACCTGGGAGTCTCGTTTATACTATTTCACCAGCTACAAAAAAGTAGAAGCAGAATGGGAAAACACCTTTAACTTTGTGTTGAACCGTTATTTGTCGACCAAACTGTTCTTCCACGGACGATTTGATGATGGTGTTTCACGTCGCCCGGGTAAATCATATTTCCAATTTAAAGAGTTACTCAGCTTTGGTATAAATTACTCCTGGTAAACAGGTCTATAAATTAATAAATGGCACTCCCCGTATGTTGATTTAAACATGCGGGGAGTGTTTGTTTTTACATGATTATTATTCATTAAACCATTCACCAATAAATAAAATCCATTTCTGAATGAATGAAATTTATTGGCGAATAATGTCCAGCTATTGATTAATACTTTTTTGTAATGTAACAGATTCTTTTACAGCATCTTCAAGAGATTAACATCAAATAACTGAAATTCTGCACAACATTATAGTTCCATTTACAGTAATAATCTGTACATTTGGTTCATTAAAAACAAACAGGTATGCTAGATTTAGAAAAAATTACAGAGAAAGTACGTCAGCTGGCTATTGAAACCGGTGGCTTTCTTCGGGAAGAACGTATCAACTTTAACAGAGATAGGGTAGAAGAAAAGAATTCGCACGATTATGTATCATATGTAGATAAAGAATCGGAACGCAGAGTTGTAGCCCGCTTGTCGGAGCTGATTCCGGAAGCCGGATTTATTGCAGAAGAAGGATCGGGCACTCATGGTGATGAAGAATATTTCTGGTTGGTTGATCCTCTTGACGGGACTACAAACTATATCCATAACAATGCTCCGTATTGCGTTAGCATAGCATTGAGAAGTAAAACGGAACTATTGATTGGAGTAGTGTATGAAGTATGCCGGGATGAATGTTTTTGGGCATGGAAAGGTAGCAAAGCCTATTTAAACGGCAATGAAATTCATGTGTCGGATGTTGATGTAATGGACACTGCGTTTATCGCTTTGGGATTCCCTTATAATTATAAAGCGTATAAACCAATGGCACTTCATATTGTTCAGGAATTATATGGTAAAGCAGGAGGTTTACGCTTACAGGGAGCTGCAGCTGCCGAAATCTGTTATATAGCAGCAGGACGGTTTGAGGCACGTATAGAAGCGTTTCTTGGTCCATGGGACATAGCTGCAGGAGCATTAATCTTAATGCAGGCAGGAGGTAAAGTTACAGATTTTGATGGAGGGGATACTTTTTATTCAGGACATCAGGTTCTTGCTACAAACGGAAAACTTCATAATCAGCTACTTGAGGTTGTAAGAACGGGTAAAGAATAGTGCTGATCTCATTTTTGCATTAAAATATACGGTAATACAATTTTATTTTAGTACGTTTGTAGTGGTAAAAAGATAAATGTAATAATGAATATACCTATTATATTTCAGTTCTTAAAAGAACTATCTTTAAATAATAATCGCGAATGGTTTAATGACCATAAGGACGATTATCTGAAAGCTCAGGCTGAATTCGAAAACTTACTGACTGCCATTATTCAACGGATATCTCTGTTTGATGATGAGATTGTTGGAATTCAGGCAAAAGACTGCACATACCGCATTTACCGAGATGTTCGTTTTTCTCAGGATAAATCTCCGTACAAACTCCATTTTGGTGGATATATTAATGGAAAAGGAAAGAAGTCAGAGCATTGTGGCTACTATGTTCATCTGCAGCTGGGCTATTGTCTACTGGCAGGAGGTAGTCTATGCCCTCCACCTGATATTCTGAAGGCATTAAGACAATCTGTCTATGATAATATTGACGAATATCGTTCTATAGTAGAAGATCCTGCTTTTAAGAAATACTTTCCGGTTATTGGAGAAAACTTTCTGAAGACAGCTCCTAAAGGATTTCCTAAGGATTTTAAATACATTGATTATCTCAAACCAAAGGAATTTATATGCTCTTATCAGGTTCCTGATGAGTTCTTTCTGGATGAAAAGATGCTCGATAATGTAGCCGATGCATTTAAGCAACTGAAACGCTTTAGCGACTTCACTAATTATACAATTGATGAATTTGAATAAAATAAAAATAGTAATTATTAATCTAATAAATTAAAAAGTTATGGTAGTAGATAAAATTGAAAATTTGGACAAATATGTTTCTTTGAATCCTCTTTTTGCTCAGGCTATTGAATTTCTGAAATCAAATAATCTTTCGGAAATGGAAGTAGGTAAAACTGAACTTAAAGGTGCCGATTTAGTTGTTAATGTAGCACAGACTAGCCCAAAAACAAAGGAACAAGCCAAATTGGAAACACACAATAAGTTTATTGATATTCAGATTCCATTGTCGGGCGTAGAAGTTATGGGATACACTGCTGGTGTAGACTGTAAACCTGCTGATGCTGCTTATAATGCAGAAAAAGATATTACTTTCTTTGACGGTTTGGCCGATAGCTATATTGCTGTAAAACCAGGAATGTTTGCTATATTCTTCCCTGAAGACGGTCATGCTCCTGGTATTACTGAAACCGGAGTTAAGAAAGTTATCGTTAAAGTATTAGCTTAAGTTATACTTACCAACACACACCTATGAATAAGACACTGAATTTAATTAAGAGAGACTCATGGCTTGAACCCTACAAGGAAGCAATAACAGGACGCTATGAACATGCGCTCTATAAAGAGTCTGAATTAACCGAAAAAGGTAAAATAACGC is part of the uncultured Bacteroides sp. genome and encodes:
- a CDS encoding YhcH/YjgK/YiaL family protein, giving the protein MVVDKIENLDKYVSLNPLFAQAIEFLKSNNLSEMEVGKTELKGADLVVNVAQTSPKTKEQAKLETHNKFIDIQIPLSGVEVMGYTAGVDCKPADAAYNAEKDITFFDGLADSYIAVKPGMFAIFFPEDGHAPGITETGVKKVIVKVLA
- a CDS encoding CTP synthase is translated as MGETKYIFVTGGVASSLGKGIIASSIGKLLQARGYKVTIQKFDPYINIDSGTLNPYEHGECYVTVDGHECDLDLGHYERMLDIQTTKANNITTGRIYKSVIDKERRGDFLGKTIQVIPHITDEIKRNVKFLGSKYKYDFVISEIGGTVGDIESLPFIESMRQLRWELGNNALCVHLTYVPYLAAAKELKTKPTQHSVKQLQELGVQPDILVLRSEHDLSDSLRKKVALFCNVEDRAVVQSTDVPSIYEVPLKMQEQGLDETILSKMGLPIGNKPNLDSWKAFIERRNKATKEVKIALVGKYVELQDAYKSILESLSQAATYNDRKVKIEYVQSEKLTEANVAEKLSNVDGVVICPGFGPRGIEGKFVAAKYTRENDIPTFGICLGMQSICIEFARNVLGYADANSVEMNESTKFPVIDIMEEQKAITNMGGTMRLGAFECVLDKKSKTYEAYKKEHIQERHRHRYEFNNLYKAEYEKAGMKCVGVNPESDLVEIVEIPTLRWYIGTQFHPEYSSTVLNPHPLFVSFIKAAINK
- a CDS encoding DUF2461 domain-containing protein — translated: MNIPIIFQFLKELSLNNNREWFNDHKDDYLKAQAEFENLLTAIIQRISLFDDEIVGIQAKDCTYRIYRDVRFSQDKSPYKLHFGGYINGKGKKSEHCGYYVHLQLGYCLLAGGSLCPPPDILKALRQSVYDNIDEYRSIVEDPAFKKYFPVIGENFLKTAPKGFPKDFKYIDYLKPKEFICSYQVPDEFFLDEKMLDNVADAFKQLKRFSDFTNYTIDEFE
- a CDS encoding inositol monophosphatase family protein gives rise to the protein MLDLEKITEKVRQLAIETGGFLREERINFNRDRVEEKNSHDYVSYVDKESERRVVARLSELIPEAGFIAEEGSGTHGDEEYFWLVDPLDGTTNYIHNNAPYCVSIALRSKTELLIGVVYEVCRDECFWAWKGSKAYLNGNEIHVSDVDVMDTAFIALGFPYNYKAYKPMALHIVQELYGKAGGLRLQGAAAAEICYIAAGRFEARIEAFLGPWDIAAGALILMQAGGKVTDFDGGDTFYSGHQVLATNGKLHNQLLEVVRTGKE
- a CDS encoding DUF3078 domain-containing protein translates to MKKEFTLILLLFFTLTSFANNKKSQRSSLEKIEQDTVFLKKYSDALTTLYNRHLGVLDSLNNDSVPARNIELEPRFYRLFVPLAYYYSPVEDTFNPEWKSLGIQNQEYPLDELFPIDKNAFNQTERINHIVNKALLYTYLRYPDLVVNFEDNITRQSIYRVEETEELKPKTSVIKLFKPEPMSNHVDKVQVTIQKPNFWVNYGSGSMQFTQNYISDNWYNGGESTNSVLMNLKLVANYNDQQKIQFDNTFEAKMGFNTVSSDTLRPYRINTDLLRMSSKLGLKAASNWYYTISGEFTTQFFKNYSTNSRNLKSSFLAPANFNLSIGMDYKVNKKKLTLSVVMSPAAYNMKYVGNDKVNETSYGLKEGESFLHDVGSKLLTNMKWTMFPSVTWESRLYYFTSYKKVEAEWENTFNFVLNRYLSTKLFFHGRFDDGVSRRPGKSYFQFKELLSFGINYSW
- the yidC gene encoding membrane protein insertase YidC — encoded protein: MDKNTLVGFGLIGAVLIGFTFLQRPSEKQLIAQKHFQDSIQTLAQKDTANKAKAAAFTDSVAVQAVDTMATFYNAAKGTESFTTIENDLVKLTFSNKGGRVYSAMLKKYNGQDKKPLVLFDKEDVSMNFFFYNKKEKIETKDYYFQAVNKNDSSVTMRLAASNDSYIDFTYTMHKGNYMVDFSIKANGMLDKLSPSVNYVDIEWNQKLRQAEKGYKNEGRYAYLMYKYDGADTDNLSESKNADASITGRLKWIGYKTQYFSSVFIADQDFEKNVLKSSLENEGSGYLKNYSSTMTTYFDAKGSKATNMHFYFGPNHYKTLKAFDADKDDSNKLELDKLVPLGWSFLRWINKVFTINVFDWLTGLGLSMGWVLFFMTVIVKAVIFYFTFKSYMSSARMRVLKPQIDIISQKYPKKEDALKKQQETMSLYSKYGVSPMSGCLPMVLQMPIVIALFMFVPSAIELRQQSFLWADDLSTFDAFIQWNQHIPFVGNHISLFCLLMSLANILNTKYTMNQQDTGQQQMPGMKAMMYVMPIMFIFILNDYASGLNYYYLLSTLISIITMVVLKKVVNDDKILAKLEAYKSSDKPKKKTGLMSKMADMQEQQERMAKERDRLKTERLKRGK